Proteins from one Planctomyces sp. SH-PL62 genomic window:
- a CDS encoding DUF2243 domain-containing protein, with protein sequence MSEPGALDRRPILSSGLLLGVGMGGFVDGIVFHQILQLHNMLSAVRPPTTVVNLEINMFWDGLFHAFTWITTALGLALLWRAGLRSDVAWSTRTWLGAMAMGWGLFNLVEGLVDHHLLGVHHVVEGPGHLTWDIAFLGAGVALLILGLGLARSGRGDATARPAPS encoded by the coding sequence ATGAGCGAACCGGGCGCGCTCGACCGCCGGCCGATCCTCTCGTCGGGCCTCCTCCTGGGCGTGGGGATGGGGGGCTTCGTCGACGGGATCGTCTTTCACCAGATCTTGCAGCTCCACAACATGCTCTCGGCCGTCCGCCCGCCCACCACGGTCGTGAATCTCGAGATCAACATGTTCTGGGACGGCCTGTTCCACGCTTTCACCTGGATCACGACCGCCCTGGGCCTGGCCCTGCTCTGGCGCGCCGGGCTGCGGAGCGACGTGGCCTGGTCGACCCGGACCTGGCTCGGGGCCATGGCGATGGGCTGGGGCCTGTTCAACCTCGTCGAGGGCCTTGTCGACCACCACCTGCTGGGCGTCCACCACGTCGTCGAGGGGCCCGGCCACCTCACGTGGGACATCGCCTTCCTCGGCGCGGGCGTCGCGCTGCTGATCCTCGGCCTCGGCCTGGCCCGCTCGGGCCGGGGAGACGCGACGGCCCGTCCCGCCCCGAGCTGA
- a CDS encoding alpha/beta hydrolase — protein MFRSLGFAMLGLLVVRSAIAAGGDDDGGRKLRDVAYADAASTRLNVDAPAEGDRHPIVVWVHGGAWRFGDKDFVQEQPKAFTKRGYVWVGVGYRFVPEVTYKEQAGDVARAVRWARDHAKEFGGDPDRIFLMGHSAGAHLAALTATDERYLKAAGLDLDALSGVILLDGAGYDVPRQIRESVLPRIRSLYTGVFGDDPKVQEDASPIQHVAGDKGIAPFLILHVGRLDSRTQSNALAARLREAGVEATVAAFPSKTHMTINRELGRPGDRPTQVVFDFLEARCNPEPAAARAE, from the coding sequence ATGTTCCGATCGCTGGGGTTCGCAATGCTGGGGTTGCTCGTCGTCCGATCCGCGATCGCGGCGGGAGGCGACGACGACGGCGGCCGGAAATTGCGGGACGTGGCCTATGCCGACGCCGCCTCCACCCGGCTGAACGTCGACGCGCCGGCGGAGGGGGATCGGCATCCGATCGTCGTCTGGGTCCACGGCGGGGCCTGGCGGTTCGGCGACAAGGACTTCGTCCAGGAGCAGCCGAAGGCGTTCACGAAGCGGGGCTACGTCTGGGTCGGCGTCGGCTATCGGTTCGTCCCCGAGGTCACCTACAAGGAGCAGGCCGGCGACGTGGCGAGGGCCGTGCGCTGGGCGCGCGACCACGCGAAGGAGTTCGGCGGCGACCCCGATCGGATCTTCCTGATGGGCCACAGCGCCGGGGCTCATCTGGCCGCGCTGACCGCCACCGACGAACGCTACCTGAAGGCCGCCGGCCTGGACCTGGACGCCCTCTCGGGCGTGATCCTCCTGGACGGCGCGGGGTATGACGTCCCCCGCCAGATCCGCGAGTCGGTCCTCCCGCGCATCCGGTCGCTCTACACGGGCGTCTTCGGCGACGACCCGAAGGTCCAGGAGGACGCCTCTCCGATCCAGCACGTCGCCGGGGACAAGGGGATCGCACCGTTCCTCATCCTCCACGTCGGCCGGCTCGATTCGCGGACGCAGTCGAACGCCCTGGCCGCCAGGCTCCGCGAGGCGGGCGTCGAGGCGACCGTCGCCGCCTTTCCTTCCAAGACCCACATGACGATCAACCGCGAACTCGGCCGCCCCGGCGACCGGCCGACGCAGGTCGTCTTCGACTTCCTGGAGGCCCGCTGCAACCCCGAGCCGGCCGCCGCGCGGGCCGAATGA
- a CDS encoding PIG-L deacetylase family protein — protein sequence MKRPLGGRWSSVLSLALACLLISDARSRPARGGETAMEPEKTYRIIVFGAHPDDCELTAGGAAARWVDAGHAVKFVSLTNGDIGHHEMSGGPLARRRREESVRASKILRVESQTLDNHDGELMPTLENRKAVARAIREWKADVVIAPRPNDYHPDHRYTGVLVQDTAYMVAVPNFCPDTPALKHNPVFLYVADRFQQPNPFRPDVVVPIDSVLDRKVAALAEMDSQFFEWLPWIEGYEAEVPKDPAARKTWFKEQVLKRYGASADRFRDKLVDLLGPERGKAVQAAEAFQVCEYGHQPDKAELLRIFPFFGEDAR from the coding sequence ATGAAGCGTCCCCTCGGCGGTCGATGGTCGTCCGTCCTGAGCCTCGCCCTGGCCTGCCTGCTGATTTCGGATGCGCGGAGCCGACCGGCCCGCGGCGGAGAGACTGCGATGGAACCCGAGAAGACCTACCGGATCATCGTCTTCGGCGCCCACCCCGACGACTGCGAGCTGACCGCCGGCGGCGCCGCCGCGCGCTGGGTGGACGCGGGCCACGCGGTCAAGTTCGTGAGCCTGACCAACGGCGACATCGGCCACCACGAGATGTCCGGCGGCCCGCTCGCCCGCCGTCGCCGCGAGGAGTCGGTCCGGGCGTCGAAGATCCTCCGCGTGGAGTCGCAGACCCTGGACAACCACGACGGCGAGCTGATGCCCACCCTGGAGAACCGCAAGGCCGTCGCCCGCGCCATCCGCGAGTGGAAGGCCGACGTGGTCATCGCCCCCCGGCCCAACGACTACCACCCCGATCACCGCTACACCGGCGTCCTCGTGCAGGACACCGCCTACATGGTCGCCGTCCCCAACTTCTGCCCGGACACCCCGGCCCTGAAGCACAATCCGGTCTTCCTCTACGTCGCCGACCGCTTCCAGCAGCCGAACCCGTTCCGCCCCGACGTCGTCGTGCCGATCGACTCGGTGCTGGACCGGAAGGTCGCCGCCCTGGCCGAGATGGACTCCCAATTCTTCGAGTGGCTCCCCTGGATCGAAGGCTACGAGGCCGAGGTCCCCAAGGACCCGGCGGCGCGCAAGACCTGGTTCAAGGAGCAGGTCCTCAAGCGCTACGGCGCCTCCGCCGACCGCTTCCGCGACAAGCTCGTCGACCTCCTCGGCCCCGAGCGCGGCAAGGCCGTCCAGGCCGCCGAAGCCTTCCAGGTCTGCGAGTACGGCCACCAGCCCGACAAGGCCGAGCTGCTGCGGATCTTCCCCTTCTTCGGCGAAGACGCCAGGTAG
- a CDS encoding DNA integrity scanning protein DisA nucleotide-binding domain protein, producing MKTLTRSMVRHAHAIAREVGARVVLLHADVVEEDADLRALIDDVNFRIILVSRRCGFSPPEELKDVCRVVQLPDIAMTRAGQVKVATLVAAAEDLVHAGDRILCLTGVDRSGSLDTIMVLDMGTEIELFSAGAADPLPPDVGPAVFERILNVASELGVEGREGRPVGALFIVGDCEKVLAQSHQLVFNPFHGYPEEERNILDPRLEETIKEFSAIDGAYIVRGDGVVLCAARYLAPRGKLEEPLPQGLGTRHEAGAAITVTTEAIAVCVSQSTGTVSIFKRGRMILDIQKPRGRNSEGL from the coding sequence ATGAAGACGCTCACGCGCAGCATGGTCCGACACGCCCACGCGATCGCCCGAGAAGTCGGCGCGCGGGTCGTGCTGCTCCACGCCGACGTCGTCGAGGAAGACGCGGACCTCCGGGCGCTGATCGACGACGTCAACTTCCGGATCATCCTGGTCTCGCGACGGTGCGGCTTCAGCCCGCCCGAGGAATTGAAGGACGTCTGCCGGGTCGTCCAGCTGCCGGACATCGCCATGACCCGCGCCGGGCAGGTGAAGGTGGCGACCCTGGTCGCCGCCGCCGAGGACCTGGTGCACGCCGGCGACCGGATCCTCTGCCTGACGGGCGTCGACCGATCGGGGTCTCTGGATACGATCATGGTCCTGGACATGGGGACCGAGATCGAGCTGTTCAGCGCCGGCGCGGCCGACCCGCTGCCGCCGGACGTCGGCCCGGCCGTCTTCGAACGGATCCTCAACGTCGCCAGCGAGCTGGGGGTCGAGGGCCGCGAGGGGAGGCCCGTCGGCGCCCTCTTCATCGTCGGCGACTGCGAGAAGGTGCTGGCGCAAAGCCATCAACTGGTGTTCAACCCCTTCCACGGCTATCCCGAGGAGGAGCGGAACATCCTGGACCCCCGGCTGGAGGAGACCATCAAGGAGTTCTCGGCCATCGACGGCGCCTACATCGTCCGCGGCGACGGCGTCGTCCTCTGCGCCGCGCGGTACCTGGCCCCCCGGGGCAAGCTGGAGGAGCCGCTCCCCCAGGGCCTGGGGACCCGGCACGAGGCCGGCGCCGCCATCACCGTCACCACCGAGGCCATCGCCGTCTGCGTCTCCCAGTCCACCGGCACCGTCTCCATCTTCAAGCGCGGCCGGATGATCCTGGACATCCAGAAGCCCCGGGGCCGCAACAGCGAGGGGCTCTGA
- a CDS encoding SMI1/KNR4 family protein has protein sequence MEAIDQYIERLSDPAVRAEHRRLNAVGESGPDVDHGKKATAKLVAAAEEALGVPLPPSYKKLVTTTEPYDNFPIYWVLGSDVYGGDVVSINDPALKAAPAHLITFVETDEGDEFCFDTRRADARGEYPIVRFDGADAETVAKDLGEFLLARLPKAGPSR, from the coding sequence ATGGAAGCGATCGACCAGTACATCGAGCGGCTGAGCGACCCGGCCGTCCGCGCAGAGCACCGCAGGCTGAACGCCGTCGGCGAGAGCGGCCCCGACGTCGACCACGGCAAGAAGGCGACCGCAAAGCTGGTGGCCGCCGCCGAGGAGGCGCTGGGCGTTCCCCTGCCCCCCAGCTACAAGAAGCTGGTGACGACCACCGAGCCCTATGACAATTTCCCGATCTACTGGGTCCTGGGCTCCGACGTCTACGGCGGCGACGTCGTCTCGATCAACGACCCCGCCCTGAAGGCGGCCCCGGCGCACCTGATCACCTTCGTCGAGACCGACGAGGGGGACGAGTTCTGCTTCGACACCCGCCGCGCCGACGCCCGCGGCGAGTACCCGATCGTCCGGTTCGACGGAGCCGACGCCGAGACGGTCGCCAAGGACCTCGGGGAATTCCTCCTGGCGAGGCTCCCCAAGGCGGGACCTTCCCGTTGA
- a CDS encoding RNA polymerase sigma factor: MSRDRRGVGREVERLLRDGVEAPGGHARLLHRYLAERDEAAFEAIVDRHGPPVLALCRRYLRDPADVEDAFQATFLVLVRKGRTLRDGDALSSWLYGVAYRVAIRARADVLRRRAREGDEGETSPPMSHTW; this comes from the coding sequence ATGTCTCGGGATCGACGAGGGGTGGGTCGGGAGGTCGAGCGGCTGCTCCGCGACGGCGTGGAGGCGCCCGGCGGGCACGCCCGGCTCCTGCATCGGTATCTGGCCGAGCGCGACGAGGCCGCCTTCGAGGCGATCGTGGACCGTCACGGCCCGCCGGTCCTGGCCCTCTGCCGCCGCTATCTTCGCGACCCGGCCGACGTGGAGGATGCGTTCCAAGCGACGTTCCTGGTCCTCGTCCGCAAGGGTCGGACCCTGCGAGACGGCGACGCCCTGTCGAGCTGGCTTTACGGCGTGGCCTACCGCGTCGCGATCCGGGCCCGCGCCGACGTCCTCCGGCGACGGGCCCGCGAGGGGGATGAGGGCGAGACATCCCCGCCGATGAGCCATACCTGGTGA
- a CDS encoding SRPBCC family protein, translating to MAESRFLYVTYIRTTPEKLWQALIDPEFTRQYWVETWQECEWKPGASWKLVGPTGKVPDSGEVLEIDPPNKLVLSWKHHITPAAAHEAPTRLTYTLEPQGEAVKLTVLHESEVPDSKVIGAVSQGWPHILASLKSLLETGESLEATRKWPQGM from the coding sequence ATGGCCGAATCACGTTTCCTATATGTGACCTACATCCGCACCACGCCCGAGAAGCTGTGGCAGGCGCTGATCGATCCGGAGTTCACTCGGCAGTACTGGGTCGAGACGTGGCAGGAGTGCGAGTGGAAGCCGGGGGCGAGCTGGAAGCTCGTCGGCCCGACCGGGAAGGTGCCCGACAGCGGCGAGGTGCTGGAGATCGATCCGCCGAACAAGCTGGTCCTGTCCTGGAAGCATCACATCACCCCGGCGGCGGCCCACGAAGCCCCGACCCGGCTGACGTACACGCTGGAGCCGCAGGGCGAGGCGGTGAAGCTCACCGTCCTCCACGAGAGCGAGGTCCCGGACTCGAAGGTGATCGGGGCGGTGTCCCAGGGCTGGCCGCACATCCTGGCCAGCCTCAAGAGCCTGCTGGAGACCGGCGAATCCCTCGAAGCCACCCGGAAGTGGCCGCAGGGGATGTGA
- a CDS encoding SRPBCC domain-containing protein translates to MADLTSESTVYVTYIAASPEKVWAALTSSEFTTRYFFGRAMESDWKAGSPWLLRTPAGAVDVEGLVRASDPPRKLVLGWRVTAHPDLPECVVTYEIEPVGEGAVRLTMTEAHPTPIPPTFSTAAAAAGP, encoded by the coding sequence ATGGCTGACCTGACGTCGGAAAGCACGGTGTACGTCACCTACATCGCGGCCAGCCCGGAGAAGGTGTGGGCGGCGCTCACCTCCAGCGAGTTCACCACCCGGTACTTCTTCGGCCGCGCCATGGAGTCCGACTGGAAGGCCGGCTCGCCGTGGTTGCTCCGCACGCCGGCGGGCGCGGTGGACGTGGAGGGCCTGGTCCGGGCGAGCGACCCGCCGCGCAAGCTCGTCCTCGGCTGGAGGGTGACCGCCCACCCGGACCTGCCCGAGTGCGTCGTGACCTACGAGATCGAGCCGGTCGGCGAAGGTGCGGTCCGGCTCACCATGACCGAGGCCCACCCGACCCCGATCCCCCCCACCTTCTCGACGGCGGCCGCCGCGGCTGGCCCATGA
- a CDS encoding ArsR/SmtB family transcription factor yields MVDDHDKVFKALADASRRLLLDRLHAENGQTLGSLCAHLKMTRQAVTKHLAVLEEARLIAVVWQGREKLHYLNPVPIHEIAERWIKKFERGRLQALADLKKRLEEGADG; encoded by the coding sequence ATGGTCGACGACCACGACAAGGTCTTCAAGGCCCTGGCCGACGCCTCCCGCCGCCTGCTCCTGGATCGGCTCCACGCCGAGAACGGGCAGACGCTCGGATCGCTGTGCGCCCACTTGAAGATGACCCGGCAGGCCGTCACCAAGCACCTGGCCGTGCTGGAGGAAGCCAGGCTGATCGCCGTCGTGTGGCAGGGCCGGGAGAAGCTCCACTACCTGAACCCGGTGCCGATCCACGAGATCGCCGAGCGGTGGATCAAGAAGTTCGAACGCGGTCGGCTCCAGGCGCTGGCCGACCTCAAGAAGCGACTGGAGGAAGGGGCCGATGGCTGA
- a CDS encoding isochorismatase family protein: MRATQRLTAAYGALLVIDVQEKLVAAVADGPKVVANTLRLIRGAKLLDVAVQGTEQYPKGLGPTSPPIAELIPERASKMTFACCSVPQILEQYYGRLTRHVTLAGLEAHVCVAQTALDLIDLGFRVQVPADAVASRNPFDRDVALRRLESAGAVISTTEAVLFEWCATADRPEFKALSALVKEPA; encoded by the coding sequence ATGCGAGCCACCCAACGCCTGACCGCCGCCTACGGCGCCCTGCTCGTGATCGACGTCCAGGAGAAGCTCGTCGCCGCCGTCGCCGACGGCCCGAAGGTCGTCGCCAACACCCTCCGCCTGATCCGAGGCGCGAAGCTCCTCGACGTCGCCGTCCAGGGGACCGAGCAGTACCCCAAGGGCCTGGGACCGACCTCCCCCCCGATCGCCGAGCTGATCCCCGAACGCGCCTCCAAGATGACGTTCGCCTGCTGCTCCGTCCCGCAGATCCTGGAGCAATACTACGGCCGACTGACCCGCCACGTGACCCTCGCCGGCCTCGAAGCCCACGTCTGCGTCGCCCAGACCGCCCTGGACCTCATCGACCTGGGCTTCCGCGTCCAGGTCCCCGCCGACGCCGTCGCCAGCCGGAACCCCTTCGACCGCGACGTCGCCCTCCGCCGCCTGGAATCCGCCGGCGCCGTCATCTCCACCACCGAAGCCGTCCTCTTCGAATGGTGCGCCACCGCCGACCGCCCCGAATTCAAGGCCCTCAGCGCCCTGGTCAAGGAACCCGCCTGA